One genomic segment of Hordeum vulgare subsp. vulgare chromosome 2H, MorexV3_pseudomolecules_assembly, whole genome shotgun sequence includes these proteins:
- the LOC123424880 gene encoding RNA pseudouridine synthase 6, chloroplastic, with protein sequence MTKPAASLASLLPQLWHRPLPPPLPLLPRALYSSSPLLTTHRTPRRRLRVSPATHLDAAAAARATRAADPVEALTATSYPAYDRLLPCPSKDDPPRIEHLVAREDEVAGDFIASSLNLPPMYVADLIRFGAVYYALVAPQPPPYAAPEHVRIFREVTEPSLLRGRASIKGKTVREAQKTFRVTDPSQRLEAGTYLRVHVHPKRFPRCYEIDWKSRVVATTDDFVVLNKPAATSVGGATDNIEESCVVFTSRALGLESPLMTTHQIDNCSEGCVVLSKTKEFCSVFHGLIREKQVKKVYLALTTEPVSPGIITHYMRPLNRAPRLVSEDHIERWHLCQMEILDCKKVPWPKPLITKVHKVDNCGWPKQEAAYECKINLMTGKTHQIRAQLAAIGAPIVGDSAYMTGAIAAMADPSINPYGRASLNYSSEEEKAAAVEAWVACHGKEPKSVIGLQASEISWDHEGEHHYYKAGVPWWRQDAVESDLV encoded by the exons ATGACGAAGCCCGCGGCGTCCCTGGCCTCGCTCCTCCCACAGCTGTGGCACCGGCCcttgccgccgccgctgcccctcCTACCCCGCGCCCTCTACTCCTCTTCCCCGCTCCTCACCACCCACCGCACCCCACGCCGTCGCCTCCGCGTCTCCCCCGCCACGCAcctcgacgccgccgccgccgccagggcaACCAGAGCCGCTGACCCCGTAGAGGCCCTGACAGCAACCTC ATACCCGGCGTACGACAGGCTTCTGCCCTGCCCGTCCAAAGACGACCCTCCGAGgatcgagcacctcgtcgcccggGAAGACGAGGTCGCCGGCGATTTCATCGCCAGCTCCCTCAACCTCCCCCCTAT GTACGTTGCAGATCTCATCAGGTTCGGGGCCGTGTACTACGCTCTGGTTGCGCCGCAGCCGCCTCCCTACGCCGCTCCCGAGCATGTGAGGATCTTCAGAGAGGTGACAGAGCCGTCGCTCCTTCGCGGGAGGGCGTCCATCAAAGGGAAGACCGTCAGGGAGGCGCAGAAGACGTTCCGGGTGACTGACCCCAGCCAGCGCCTTGAGGCGGGCACTTATCTAAGGGTTCATGTGCATCCCAAACGGTTCCCCAG GTGTTATGAAATTGACTGGAAATCCAGGGTAGTGGCGACAACTGACGACTTTGTTGTCCTCAATAAGCCAGCTGCAACATCA GTAGGAGGAGCAACTGATAATATTGAGGAATCCTGCGTGGTTTTTACTTCACGTGCATTAGGATTGGAGAGCCCTTTAATGACAACTCATCAGATTGACAACTGCTCTGAGGGCTG TGTGGTATTGTCTAAAACCAAGGAATTCTGCTCAGTTTTCCATGGATTGATACGG GAAAAACAGGTTAAAAAAGTTTATCTCGCTCTTACAACAGAACCTGTGTCTCCAGGAATAATTACTCATTACATGCGTCCCCTTAATCGTGCTCCCAGACTTGTTTCAGAAG ATCATATTGAAAGATGGCATCTCTGTCAAATGGAGATATTAGACTGCAAGAAGGTTCCATGGCCAAAACCGTTGATAACAAAAGTCCACAAAGTGGACAACTGTGGCTGGCCCAAACAGGAAGCTGCCTATGAATGCAAAATCAATCTCATGACGGGGAAAACTCATCAG ATTAGAGCACAACTGGCTGCTATAGGCGCTCCGATCGTAGGGGATTCTGCATACATGACTGGAGCGATCGCAGCAATGGCTGACCCAAGCATAAACCCATATGGTAGGGCGAGCCTGAATTACAGCAGTGAAGAGGAAAAAGCTGCTGCTGTTGAAGCATGGGTTGCTTGCCATGGCAAGGAACCGAAATCCGTGATTGGTCTGCAAGCATCTGAGATCTCATGGGATCATGAAGGCGAGCACCACTATTACAAGGCTGGGGTCCCTTGGTGGCGGCAAGACGCGGTGGAGTCCGACCTTGTTTGA
- the LOC123429537 gene encoding cis-zeatin O-glucosyltransferase 1-like translates to MESLPVAVVTVPFPAQGHLNQLLHLSLLLAREGIPVHFAAPEPHLREARARVHGWDAGSLLALRFRALDVPAHASPDPDPSSPFPTHMQPLFEAFCDGGAARASLSALLHELSASHRRVVVLHDRMAAFAAAEAARLPNGEALGVHCLAASYNVGWMDPGHRLLREHGMVFHPADACATKEFVALAKRMGQERRRAPGSGMVVNTCRALEGEFLDVLAAQSASSSDGQKLFAIGPLNPVLPVTDAHAAAQAPPQRHECLKWLDRQPPSSVLYISFGTTSSLRAEQVRELAAALRDTNQRFVWVLRDADRADMRESGGARGLADAAASLLGDAAAQGTGVMVTGWAPQLEILAHVATAAFMSHCGWNSTVEGLSHGKAILSWPMHSDQPWDAELVCKYLGAGVLVRPWEERGQVTPAAAIREAIERAMRSEEGATVRDKARALGQAIRAAVADGGSSRRDLDDLVAYVTR, encoded by the coding sequence ATGGAATCCCTTCCCGTCGCCGTGGTGACAGTACCTTTCCCGGCGCAGGGCCACCTGAACCAGCTCCTGCACCTGTCGCTGCTGCTCGCGAGGGAGGGGATCCCCGTGCACTTCGCCGCGCCGGAGCCGCACCTCCGGGAGGCCCGCGCGCGCGTGCACGGCTGGGACGCGGGCTCCCTCCTCGCCCTCCGCTTCCGCGCCCTCGACGTCCCGGCGCACGCGTCCCCGGACCCCGACCCGTCCTCGCCGTTCCCCACGCACATGCAGCCCCTGTTCGAGGCCTTCTGCGACGGCGGCGCCGCCCGGGCCTCGctgtccgcgctcctgcacgagctCTCGGCGTCCCACCGCCGCGTCGTGGTCCTGCACGACCGCATGGCGGCGTTCGCGGCCGCCGAGGCAGCCCGGCTGCCCaacggggaggcgctcggggtgcACTGCCTCGCCGCGTCCTACAACGTCGGGTGGATGGACCCCGGCCACCGCCTCCTGCGGGAGCACGGGATGGTGTTCCACCCGGCCGACGCCTGCGCGACCAAGGAGTTCGTGGCGCTGGCCAAGCGGATGGGCCAGGAGCGCCGCCGCGCGCCCGGCTCCGGCATGGTCGTGAACACCTGCCGCGCGCTCGAGGGCGAGTTCCTCGACGTGCTCGCCGCCCAGAGCGCTTCCTCCTCCGACGGCCAGAAGCTGTTCGCCATTGGGCCTCTGAACCCGGTGCTCCCCGTCACCGACGCGCACGCGGCCGCGCAGGCTCCGCCGCAGCGACACGAGTGCCTGAAATGGCTCGACAGGCAGCCGCCGTCGTCGGTGCTGTACATCTCGTTCGGCACGACGTCGTCTCTCCGGGCAGAGCAGGTGAGGGAGCTGGCCGCAGCGCTGCGCGACACTAACCAGCGGTTCGTCTGGGTGCTGCGCGACGCCGACCGGGCGGACATGCGCGAGTCCGGCGGCGCGCGCGGGCTCGCGGACGCGGCTGCGTCTCTGCTCGGCGACGCGGCTGCTCAGGGGACGGGCGTGATGGTCACCGGGTGGGCGCCGCAGCTGGAGATCCTGGCGCACGTGGCGACGGCGGCTTTCATGAGCCACTGCGGGTGGAACTCGACGGTGGAGGGGCTGAGCCATGGGAAGGCCATCCTGTCGTGGCCGATGCACAGCGACCAGCCATGGGACGCGGAGCTCGTGTGCAAATACCTCGGGGCCGGCGTCCTCGTGCGACCATGGGAGGAGCGCGGGCAAGTCACGCCGGCGGCCGCCATCCGGGAGGCCATCGAGAGGGCGATGCGATCGGAGGAAGGGGCGACGGTCCGGGACAAGGCAAGGGCGCTCGGGCAGGCCATTCGCGCCGCCGTGGCCGACGGCGGGTCCTCGCGCCGGGACCTGGACGACCTCGTGGCGTACGTGACGAGGTGA